The Acomys russatus chromosome X, mAcoRus1.1, whole genome shotgun sequence genome segment CAGATGAGCCTCTatgaatgagttcaaggccagcctgatctatgcatggagttccagggtagccagggctactagagacctggtctcaaacaacaaaaaggaaaactggaAGCAGGAGGTGATGAGCAGAAAGTATGCTCTGATGCCCTGTAGTTTGTCCATTTCTCAATGTTTTACTGTATATATGGCCTTCAAAAGAAGACAGTTTTAGAGTGACAGTAGTTTGGGAAATGGTACTATTCcagttgttcctttttttttttttttttaaatgctgtggaTAAATATAACCCAGGGCTTGGAACAAGCTAAACAAGATGCTCTTATTATTGAGCTATACTCCCAGGCCCATGTTGCTTTTATAAgcaattctttctttccatccctccgtgtgtgtgtgtgtgtgtgtgtgtgtgtgtgtgtgtgtgtgtgtgtgtgtgtgtctagggtgctttgtggcatttcttttcttttttaaaaatttgttctctATATGCTTGTGGATACACATGTTGAAATCACAGGACAACTTAGTAGTTCTCCTTTAACctcataggttctgggaatcaaattcaagtTTTCAGGCTTAGTGCCTTTTGTTATACATTCATAGCAAGGCCAGGTTagtagtagaaaataaaaaatttgataTTGTTATGTGTCAGGTTTAACAGTAGAAATACCACAGTATTCTTTTTTCATAGTAGGAATACAACTATGAATGAAATTCAGCAGAAAATAAATTGCCAGCTTTAAAGGTACTAGTAATAGGTTATACTCTAAAGTGTAGGCTACTTTATTGCAGTAAATAATTTATCAAATGGGCCATAGTAATGCACATGCATACTAACCAGGTAATAATAATgactcattcatacacacacacttatatataagcatatatatataaacatatatgtatatttttttttgagacgggttttctgtatagccttggctgttctggaactcacacactgtagaccaggctggccttgaactcagatatctacctgcctctgcctcccagtgctgagattaaaggtgtgcacaatcACCACCCTGCCTGATTCTTTCatgctagtgtgtgtgtctgtgcgtctgTCTGATGTGTTTCTATGTATGCCAGGCTGTGCTAATGGAGGTCTGGAGACAAGTTCATGGAAGTTGTATTTTCACCTTTATCTGGGTTCCAAGCACTTAGTCACCTCATCAGGCCCCATGACTGACTGATTCTTGGGTTTACTTGAAGAGATTTTAAGtaaatttcaaggaaaaaaaaaagcctaattgCTTTCTTAAAACTAAGAAGCACAGCTAAAAATAACACTTTAATGAATGTGCCATCTCCCCACAACACAACAGCCTACAATTCTTGAATGATGTCCAGAGTATCTATAACCTAGTATGTTTTAGGGCCTCCAGCTAACCTCAAGTtggcatatattttaaaagtattttttttctcctgagacagggtttctctgtgtagccttggctgtcctggactcactttgtagaccaggcttgcctgaactcacagcgacccacctgcctctgcctctcaagtgctgggatttaatgCATGTCCTACCACTGACTGGctttaaaagtcatttcttcTTAATGCCAGTAACCTTAACATATGATTAAAGATAAATTTGTAGGAGGCATTAATGTAGTATAAaccaaatataattatttttgttagtcCCTCCATTAGAATGAATGATTGCAttgatgcttttaaaaatactttatgggTCAAACAAGGGTTTTAAGAAGCACTACAACGTTGTTCTGGCTTATGTTCAATTAAGTTTTCATTATAATACTACTATATAAAAACAATCTCTTTCTGTGCTTAGTTTATGTATTAATTCAATTATGGGTTTTCATTTCTAGCAATGGTTTTGGAACCCTTTCTCCTGTCAATTTTAAGGTGATGGCTGATTGCAGTAGGCCTTTGAGGTATTGAGGGGTACTGGAGGTTAAACTAGGGCTCCCTGCATGCTAGccaagtgctctcccactgagctgtatcATTAGTCCCCAGTTCTCTTAGtctaaagaaataaagtaaaatttgggACTCGGTACCTTGTCATTTGAAGGATATTTTCAAAATGCATAGTGACTAACATACAGCGAAAAGCAATTTTGTTTATGTTGACTATTTTTGTTATCTCAtttaataactgaaaaaaaaaaaaaacccagcattaAAAGCAAAGTactgttaaacaaaacaaaagaaaacaaaattttatccCCTTCTTTTTCACTACAGGAACATTTAAACTTACAATTGAATTCACTGAAGAATATCCAAATAAACCACCTGCTGTTAGATTTATCTCTAAGATGTTTCATCCTAATGGCAAGTATTTTAAACATGTTCTTGTAAGGTCCTACAATGCTTATTAGAGTGGTATTCCAAATGCTGCTGTTACGTGTCATTCTCGAATATTTCCTTAGGTATCTTCCTTTCTCTAGAAATTGGTGTCATTCTTGAGTATTTCCTTAGATATCTTCCTTTCTCTAGAAATTGGAATTTGTTCATGGTCTTTACTGTCTTGATCTGTAGCCCTAAAAACGCAAGAGGATGGTACCATCCTTCGCTTGTAGTCTTTACAGTTTGCTGGCTTTGTGATCTTTGttacttattaaacaaaaataaggatGCTATTGGGGGTCCTGTTTAATGACaggcaaaattaaaataattgtgtaTTGTAATTATTTTCACCAGCATTCAGAAAAGGTATTTTTCAACTACAGGTACAAATCAGAATTACCACGGAACATTTTGAATACTACAGATTCTGGTGGTCCCACCCCAGACTCAACCAAATACCAGATTCTGTTGAAGGACCTGACAGTTTGCTGGAAAAGTGCTGCTAGTCTACATGATTCtgatttctaccttttttttttctagtaatgaTAATTTTCTTTAAGGTGTTAATAAGACTTTTATCTTTAAGCCTTGGGAATGTTAAGTTGTTACTATTACAAataggatatatatatttttcagattTGGCGGGCTGAATTTCCCACAATTCTATGGTTAGGGTACCCACTGGAAAATATGTATGACACCCTGAACATGAGGACTCTTCAGAATAAGCACCGCCTTCCAATTTTATACCATTTATTATTTCCTGATCACTGTATTTCCCTAATAATGATTATCCTACCTTTTTAGACGGTTAACTAGGAACCTTTAAACTTCAAAAGCAAAGTATTCTTAagcatttttgtctttattaGTCTTATATTTAACATAACTACTTTTGTGTTCTTAGTGTATGCAGACGGTAGTATATGTCTGGATATACTCCAGAACCGTTGGAGCCCAACCTATGATGTGTCTTCCATTTTAACATCCATACaggtgattttttgttttgtttaatgtttgaTGTTTTTATATTAGTGAGTGTTTTGACCTTTTAACTTTTTGGACCAAGCTTATTGTATTAAGTAAAAGGGAGTAGACTGTTAATATCCAGGTCACCAGGAaataatgtgtatgggtgtgtatattTGCCTGAGCTATTTGCAGTTGATTTAGGTTAGTATATGGAAGATGGAAAATTTAACTTGTTTTGGAACAGTGGTGTTGTCACCAACTGATAAAATAGCTGTTTGCTCTCAACAGTTTTTAGTCTTGTTGTATTGAAGAATTGACATAATGTTATCTTTTCTCTGAAGTCTCTATTGGATGAACCTAATCCCAATAGTCCAGCAAACAGCCAGGCTGCACAGCTGTACCAGGAGAACAAGCGGGAGTATGAAAAGCGTGTCTCTGCAATAGTAGAACAAAGCTGGCGTGACTGTTGACTCAGGGTAGAGCAAAAGAGGCTGGCAGCAAAAGAAGAGGCTGGCTATAAGAGAAGTGTATATTGATGCATTTATCACCTTCTTATTCCTAATTCATtacatttactttattaaaaacaaaatagctgttgtgctgtttctgtcttcccttctcaagtttttcttcccctttctgtgTGGAGCGGCAGAGATACTATTTGAAATCCAATGTACTGTACCTGGGTTACTTGCAAACATTACAACTGCATATGTCCTTTTGTTGTATCTCATCTCCAGCCTCCAAGCAGTTATCAGGTTACTGTACTTTTTATACTAAGCTTTTAAGATAAAATGTTATGTATAGCCTGGTGACCAGGATGATATTTGTAACAAAATGATTGCTGCTGTGTTTCATCCTGGCCAGTCCTTCCTTGTGTTTGATTTGGtaaagaatatttagaatatgGCCTAAAGAAAACAGGAATGCATCTATAGACACATTATTTGAAAGGggaaggaaaactgaaaaatCCTATCATAAGCAATATGAACTGCAAGATGGCACTTATTAGTATCAAGGAGACTGCTAAAGGACCCAGCTAACAAACTGAAGCATTTTAATAACTGACATAGTCCACTTTTTGCAAGATATTCATAGTGCAAAACTCAATTGTTTCAAAATCCTGGCcttcagagtttttgttttttaaagaggttTGAGAATAGGACTagaagctgtctttttttttttttttttttttaagttaggaaAAACGAAAGATCCTCTAATCATTTCAAAGGAGCATaagtaaacttttctttttatgattcaAGGAAGGGAACATATCTTGCAAACTTTTCCCATAAAAATCCTGAGTTACTGATGCATGCTTTCAGTGTTTTGAGACTCTTAATGCCCACATCTGCAACTTTTCTTTGGATATTTACACTTTTAAATATACAGTATGGGGCAAGGCTTGTAAATGTTTTgtctaatatattttaattgttaatcTTTTATGCGTTTATAGCACTTCTAACTTTGCACAAGTAACCCATGTAAAAACTGTACATTTTCAaaagttgtaaataaaaaaaatcttaaaatttagttcctacttttatttactttttacttatcttcccttttaaaaataagtacaacaaaaacaaaaacaaaatgctttctgGGAATAGACAGCTAGTACTGTCAGaaaaccttccccccccccccttcaactTTACAGTCACACTTactgcttttcaaatattttggcaTGAATTAATTTGGTATACACTGTAGGCAATAAAAAGCATGATAATAAGTATTTTACTAGTATCCCCAGAGACCAAGCTCTAACTCATTGATCTTGACAGTCTACCTCTTTAAAAAATCTATAGCTTAGTGGGACATGTTTATgcacccctgtaattccagcatttggggtGCAgacggatctcttgagtttgaggccagctttgtctgcagagcaagttccaggccagccagttacataatgagaccctgtctcaaaggaaaataatGGCAAGGTGGAGGGCAattggttaagaatacttgctgtgtttccaggaccctgttccagttcccaggacccacactggATTGTTCACAACTgctgactccagttctaggggatttgaTGCCTGCCTTCTGGCCACACTCagatggtacacaaacatacattcaggcagatACACAATGAATAATCACTTAATACTGAaaaattttgtataatttttagtAAACGTGTGAAGGCAGGTATCCTCTGATACATTGAAATGCAAGTAGGCTTTCCTGAGTGAGGAGCAACCATCTCATTTTAAAGAGACTATGATATGCTGTGTCTTATTAATAGGGAAAAGATGCATGCACCCCAGTCATTTTTGAAGGGTAATTAAACCTCATCATGGGAGAGCTCAATCTACACTATTAAATACCACATTAACTGCATTGTTCCACTTAGGAGTGATGTCCTCAAATACATTTAGTATTTCTCCTTAAGTCAATTTCTGCTTTAAAGTAgagcccctgtttttttttttttttctggtatttgaATTAACTTTTTCACCCTGCTTTGTTGGGGCACCTTAAATATATTGACACttcttaatatttgaaaaataggaTGAGACTGGGAACAGGCCAATTtagtagcattttattttatatacttcctGAGAAACACCATCTCCAATTTTTCATGGGATAATCCTTTTACAACCTTAACAGTAAAGCTGACATAGAAATAGTCAAAGCTACCACTAAACACTCATTGGAACATTTAGTACAAATCACCCTTTTTCTCCTTCACAGTTTTAACACAAgctgctttgtctgcatgtaattAGAAGAAAGTTAAAACAGATTTGCAAGGTGCCTTTTTGAGACCCAAACTTATCTTCAATTCTGCACCTGCTTATGTGCAGAAGGGGGTATGCTGAAGAACCAAAGTTGTAATTAGAGTCCTTTATTTAGGATCCATTTCAAGGGTTACTCAGCAAGTGAACACATTGAATACtactaaaacaggaaaaaagaaaaggaccccGATGGAGTCCTGCAATCAAGGGGGTGGGGGATTAAAAAGAGGTTCTGTGAGCACAAGCACATATGCATAGCGTCCAGTTTATCATATTTAATACACATCAAATGAAGTTGTCATATACTGTCAGCAAAGTTCCCGGGCTAAAACTGACTATCtcttagaaaaggaaaatgcaaGGACCAACTAAAGGGAAAATTGGAAACTGAAACAACAAAGTCGTCAGCAGCTCATGTCAACCTCATTTCTCCACATTACTTTAGTCTTACGCAGTTAGTGACTTTGCTCTAATTCCACTAAAGCTGCGCTATCAAGTTATCTGCCCCCCCCAAATGATCTCAATTCCTATATACTTTACCCAATTATCACAAAACAAATTTGACTCTAGATTCCCTAGCATtttcctccaaaacaaaacaacaaacattctgggaggaagaaagacaagagaaaagCCAACCACATTTCCACAGCTTGTAATCGCTAAGAACCATCTCTCCTCGCTCAGAGAACCAAAGACACAGTGCTCTAACAACTTACCAAGTGGGAGTGAATTTTGCAGGTAAAAAAATTATAATCGCAAGATCTAGGAAAGTTCTACCCTAGTTCTCTGCTTTTGCTAAAGTATTAAgcaccaaaataaaatacacatttttttcctacCAAAACTAATACAGTAAGTACATAGACTATGGTATGGAAAAGGAGTAGAAAGCTGAAGCTATACTGTGCTAGCCAATGTAGGTTAAGAGATGCAGGTAGAAAGCTAACCTCTATTTTTAAATGCTCATTTTACTCTAGCTTCTTAGCATAAGATAGAAAAGGGGAGGACAAGAAGGAATTTACCATGTATTGTGGGCTAGTTACATGCCAAACACGGATACTGCAAATgggggctgaagagctggcttagcagttaagagcatatactgctcttctagagttccaaagttcagtccccagcacccatgtcgggAGGATCACAACAGCGTGTATCACCAGCTCCATCTGACACCCCTGGCTTCCGATGGcatatgcactcacatgcatataacactccatcttcacacacacatacacacacacacacacacacatacttattaaaaaaaaactttttagaaaaaaaacgTTGCAAACAACCTAAAAGTCCTTACCACCATTTTTCTGGATTTGTTTATCAATATTAATATTCATATGCCCTATTGCTGGATTTTACTTGATTCATCTgagatacaataaaacaaaagtaaacagcCAAAAATTTGATAAGCTAGAATGTTGGCATTTAGGGGgggaaaaccccacaaaacaaaaaagccacgaCGAGTGACAGACTCTGTTCCCATTTGTTAAATCACTACATTTATCCACATGTGCTCTGACTGAAATGTTTTGTCCAACCATCATTTCCAAAGACCCAAAATGTTGCTATTAGGCTGATCTCCAGAAATAATTACACCACCATTTTGATCAACTTTGGCTCCTTTTTATTCAGGAAGCATACAactaattctttaattttatacatttttacattCCGGAAATAAGCGAAAATAGCCGTTTTAAGTATGTTACAAAGTTGGCTTTGGGGCATAATAAGCTTTTTGAGAGGGGGACCAGCCAACTGACCTTTTCATCAAAGCACCAATGTATCTTCAGTCTTTTACCAAGCTCTCCCACAGCTGTGGTTGCCTTGGATGTGGTGCACAGACCGTGTGAAAGCTACAATGGAGAGTTGCTCTGAGTCTTTCTGCAAGGCACCAAGAACAAACAGTtcaagcttcctttcttttgatcgAATCAAGGCTTTTTGGAAACTTTTCGACATCTCTCTCAAGTagtgctctcttagcatgaagacTAGAATTTATTAAAAGTCGTATATCACAAGATACAGTAAATCACTTCCAATATCCTGGAAATCACAGGGTAAACgttataaataaaacacactaaaattacttttaagaaaGTTATACATCATTTAGTTGGTAAGGACATTTACACATACAGCACACTTTATTGTTAAACGTTCTATAACTGACTTCACACAAAGATGAAAACTGATAATACAAAATGACTTGACATTTTAAGTAAATCTAGAATTAGCTGTAGTTTAATTAGAGTCAGCATTGAGTTTACATATTGTTGCAGATTGCTGTGCTATGTATGCCCTTTATAATGTGAATTATTTTCCTCAGGGTGAAATTGCACTTAGATGGGTGTTTTTGCTCGTACAAACTACTAAAATCTGAGGGACAGAGCAGTATCAAAGACACGAACAGTAACGGCACAGTATCAACTGCTGGATTAAGCTAATACAAGTGGACAGAATTCTCCAGGTTCCGATACCTAATAAAGCACTATCTGAAATGAACAAGGTGAAACATCTTAAGAATGCTCTTCAACCAGAACATggaggttttaaaaattactatttgtAACTCTGCCTCATGTGGCATTTATAAGATACCTAGTAAACTCTTAGTTTGCTTGGGGCATAACGAGCTCATAATGTCCCACTTGGCCCTCCTGTTTGAGTTGATCTAGTAGGTCTTCCTTCCGCCGTTTCCTACCTACCACCAGGTATCTGTCATGGCCCACCCCATGAGACTTACTCTTCAGGCCATACTTCTGAGCAATCTGATGGATTTGCTTCCGTTCATCATTGGTGAGCTCTGTGGAGAAGGTCAAGTCTGAGTGGCTCTCAGAGCGGGCG includes the following:
- the Ube2a gene encoding ubiquitin-conjugating enzyme E2 A, whose amino-acid sequence is MSTPARRRLMRDFKRLQEDPPAGVSGAPSENNILVWNAVIFGPEGTPFEDGTFKLTIEFTEEYPNKPPAVRFISKMFHPNVYADGSICLDILQNRWSPTYDVSSILTSIQSLLDEPNPNSPANSQAAQLYQENKREYEKRVSAIVEQSWRDC